Proteins found in one Thermaerobacter subterraneus DSM 13965 genomic segment:
- a CDS encoding FMN-binding glutamate synthase family protein has protein sequence MLAAFAGALLAMLVLMGVVAGLAAWLGPSLLRRLFNRMMVTALSGPQDRNQMLQWMVLARNTDPEQMLAIMRRAETGKPFTRPYGATRPWMQFEQLVFVPAQIGRLPRGEPDVDTRVTIGPQAARPLHLKIPILITGMAYGLALTREAKVALARASAMVGTATNSGESGFLADERRHAKHYIVQYNRGGWNIRPEQLRQADAIEIQFGQGADASAQESTPWDMLDEPVRRHLGLRPGEEAVIHTRFPQVASPDDLARLVEELRRMTGGVPIGVKLCAGDLEADLRAAVAAGVDFISIDGAKGSTGKGYLFTINDFGLPVVYAIPEADRILRELGVRDRITLIASGGLRDGADFLKAMALGADACYVGTAILLAMVQAQMVRLMPYAPPYELFIAKGRYTHLFDGEQAAIQAANYLKACVQEMVEAARALGHVRLAGVGKGDLRALTREVAEITGVPLAYHPRTAGLSRLRGTPALVEPAVDGRPLGAGAAREPAPARGPRVPVAPGAATAHSQPGPRGQGGNDP, from the coding sequence ATGCTGGCCGCCTTCGCAGGGGCGCTGCTGGCGATGCTGGTGCTGATGGGGGTCGTGGCCGGCCTGGCGGCCTGGCTCGGCCCCTCCCTGCTGCGGCGCTTGTTCAACCGCATGATGGTGACGGCCCTGAGCGGCCCCCAGGACCGCAACCAGATGCTGCAGTGGATGGTGCTGGCCCGGAACACCGACCCCGAGCAGATGCTGGCCATCATGCGCCGGGCCGAGACGGGCAAGCCCTTCACCCGCCCCTACGGCGCCACCCGGCCGTGGATGCAGTTCGAGCAGCTGGTCTTCGTCCCGGCCCAGATCGGCCGGCTGCCCCGAGGGGAGCCCGACGTGGACACCCGGGTCACCATCGGCCCCCAGGCGGCCCGGCCCCTCCACCTGAAGATCCCCATCCTGATCACCGGCATGGCCTACGGCCTCGCCCTGACGCGGGAAGCCAAGGTGGCCCTGGCCCGGGCGTCGGCCATGGTGGGCACCGCCACCAACTCCGGGGAGAGCGGCTTCCTGGCCGACGAGCGCCGCCACGCGAAGCACTACATCGTCCAGTACAACCGCGGCGGCTGGAACATCCGGCCCGAGCAGCTGCGCCAGGCGGATGCCATCGAGATCCAGTTCGGCCAGGGCGCCGACGCCAGCGCCCAGGAGTCGACCCCCTGGGACATGCTGGACGAACCGGTCCGGCGGCACCTGGGCCTGCGCCCCGGCGAGGAGGCGGTGATCCACACCCGCTTTCCCCAGGTGGCCTCGCCGGACGACCTGGCCCGGCTGGTCGAGGAGCTGCGCCGGATGACGGGCGGCGTACCCATCGGCGTCAAGCTCTGCGCTGGCGACCTGGAGGCCGACCTGCGGGCGGCGGTGGCGGCGGGAGTCGACTTCATCAGCATCGACGGGGCCAAGGGCAGCACGGGCAAGGGGTACCTCTTCACCATCAACGACTTCGGCCTGCCGGTCGTCTACGCGATCCCCGAGGCGGACCGCATCCTGCGGGAGCTGGGGGTGCGGGACCGGATCACCCTGATCGCCTCGGGGGGCCTCCGGGACGGGGCGGACTTCCTCAAGGCCATGGCCCTGGGCGCCGATGCCTGCTACGTGGGCACGGCGATCCTGCTGGCCATGGTGCAGGCACAGATGGTGCGCCTCATGCCCTACGCGCCGCCCTACGAGCTCTTCATCGCCAAGGGCCGCTACACCCACCTGTTCGACGGGGAGCAGGCGGCGATCCAGGCGGCCAACTACCTCAAGGCGTGCGTGCAGGAGATGGTGGAAGCGGCCCGTGCCCTGGGCCACGTCCGCCTGGCCGGCGTGGGCAAGGGCGACCTGCGGGCTCTGACCCGGGAGGTGGCGGAGATCACCGGGGTGCCGCTGGCGTACCACCCCCGGACCGCGGGGCTCAGCCGGTTGCGGGGAACGCCCGCGCTGGTCGAACCGGCCGTGGACGGCCGGCCCCTGGGAGCCGGGGCGGCCCGGGAGCCTGCGCCGGCGCGGGGCCCGCGGGTGCCCGTGGCGCCGGGCGCAGCGACCGCCCACTCACAACCTGGACCCAGAGGTCAAGGAGGCAACGACCCATGA